A region from the Cystobacter ferrugineus genome encodes:
- a CDS encoding biosynthetic peptidoglycan transglycosylase, whose translation MPPPRPPLTKRLLVACLLPVLLAGGAVAGRAWLEGDEVRARVMARVKPTLESRLGPVRLGDEFHVGWMGTVTLGPLEVPATRPEGPPVVRIEHITVHPRWRALLVGRIEASRVVLSEVMIEAGPSGRELRALVQRMRAPRPSPATASPSGSGGAWPEVRVEDLHLAFERRGRVEWGPLSARVRRADVDGAPGLEATAGLPGGGRAELSLRKAESGVTGTLQVREVPAGPLLSLAEPPWAMEGGILEAEARVEGSEATFSLAVKGLSLRDARLAPEPVGPLAFSAEGRARWELERRHAKLESLRVTVGERREAGVEVTGEADWKQAPRFSLRAELRPLTFEQALAALPPSLVPDQELAKLEGHFQGTLTVSGLVARREDWEVKAKLDVSKRKASDPPGPLAWLRAPFDYRPLTAEGRGRELHIGPSNPRYVPYAELPRVLVRAVLRSEDAAFWVHRGFDFDSLSTLLLKPPDDKVRGGSTLTQQLAKNLFLSREKTYARKVKEAYLTLGLESSLSKERLLEVYFNIIEWGPGIYGIGEAARHYFGKDARELSIRESAFLATIIPNPVRYHVYCTRGELSEVWKKNVDRLLGILHEGGDITFTEYQDALDAPLPFACGDGEAQATEEQTSVE comes from the coding sequence ATGCCGCCCCCACGCCCTCCCCTGACCAAGAGGCTCCTCGTCGCGTGTCTTCTCCCCGTGCTGCTCGCCGGGGGGGCCGTGGCCGGGCGGGCCTGGCTCGAGGGGGACGAGGTGCGCGCCCGGGTGATGGCCCGGGTGAAACCCACCCTGGAGTCACGGCTGGGCCCGGTGCGCCTGGGCGACGAGTTCCACGTGGGCTGGATGGGCACGGTGACGCTGGGGCCGCTGGAGGTGCCGGCCACCCGTCCCGAGGGTCCTCCGGTGGTGCGCATCGAGCACATCACCGTGCACCCCCGGTGGCGAGCGCTGCTGGTGGGCCGGATCGAGGCGAGCCGGGTGGTGCTCTCGGAGGTGATGATCGAGGCGGGCCCGTCCGGGCGGGAGCTGCGGGCCCTGGTCCAGCGGATGCGCGCGCCGCGTCCCTCGCCGGCCACCGCCTCGCCCTCGGGGAGCGGGGGCGCGTGGCCGGAGGTGCGGGTGGAGGACCTGCACCTGGCCTTCGAGCGGCGCGGCCGGGTGGAATGGGGCCCGCTCTCCGCCCGGGTGCGGCGCGCGGACGTGGACGGCGCGCCCGGACTGGAGGCGACGGCCGGACTGCCCGGCGGAGGACGCGCGGAGCTGTCCCTCCGGAAAGCGGAGTCCGGCGTCACCGGGACGCTCCAGGTCCGCGAGGTTCCGGCGGGCCCTCTGCTGTCGCTCGCGGAGCCGCCCTGGGCCATGGAGGGAGGAATCCTGGAGGCGGAGGCGCGGGTGGAGGGCTCGGAGGCCACGTTCTCGCTGGCGGTGAAGGGCCTCTCACTGAGAGATGCCCGGCTCGCGCCCGAGCCAGTGGGACCGCTGGCCTTCTCGGCGGAGGGTCGCGCGCGCTGGGAGCTGGAGCGCCGGCACGCGAAGCTCGAGTCCCTCCGGGTGACGGTGGGCGAGCGCCGCGAGGCGGGCGTCGAGGTGACGGGTGAGGCGGACTGGAAGCAGGCCCCGCGCTTCTCGCTGCGCGCCGAGCTGCGGCCGCTCACCTTCGAGCAGGCCCTGGCGGCGCTGCCTCCGTCCCTGGTGCCGGACCAGGAGCTGGCGAAGCTGGAGGGCCACTTCCAGGGGACGCTCACGGTGTCCGGCCTCGTGGCGCGCCGGGAGGACTGGGAGGTCAAGGCGAAGCTCGACGTGTCCAAACGCAAGGCGTCGGATCCGCCGGGGCCGCTGGCGTGGCTGCGCGCGCCCTTCGACTACCGGCCGCTGACGGCGGAAGGCCGCGGGAGGGAGCTGCACATCGGCCCGAGCAACCCCCGCTACGTGCCCTACGCCGAGCTGCCCCGGGTGCTGGTGCGCGCGGTGCTGCGCAGCGAGGACGCGGCCTTCTGGGTGCACCGGGGCTTCGACTTCGACTCGTTGAGCACGCTGCTGCTCAAGCCTCCGGACGACAAGGTGCGGGGGGGATCCACCCTCACCCAGCAGCTCGCCAAGAACCTCTTCCTGTCCCGGGAGAAGACATACGCGCGCAAGGTGAAGGAGGCCTACCTCACGCTGGGCCTGGAGAGCTCCCTCTCCAAGGAGCGGCTGCTGGAGGTGTACTTCAACATCATCGAGTGGGGCCCCGGCATCTACGGCATCGGCGAGGCGGCGCGGCACTACTTCGGCAAGGACGCGCGCGAGCTGAGCATCCGCGAGTCCGCCTTCCTCGCCACCATCATCCCCAACCCGGTGCGCTACCACGTGTACTGCACCCGCGGAGAGCTGTCCGAGGTGTGGAAGAAGAACGTGGACAGGCTGCTGGGGATCCTCCACGAAGGCGGGGACATCACCTTCACCGAGTATCAGGACGCCCTCGACGCGCCCCTCCCCTTCGCCTGCGGAGACGGCGAGGCACAGGCGACGGAGGAACAGACCTCCGTCGAATGA
- a CDS encoding metallophosphoesterase — protein MSRFIFFVLINLGAWLVLRRLWPEVRAGWRRNVLLCLAVFSGVALVLPWLLGHGAHGGVPWVDAPLRLFGSAWIISALIVLFLGWPLAIVLSRRELARQKRAAEPSVAPAPAGVDLERRGLLSGVGRALPFVAVGTSTVGLVEGASGFVIREVEVRLRGLPRALDGFRIGQITDVHVGTFIDTTYVRAAVAAMNAARVDLQVMTGDLIDDLSQLDETMAALETCEAPHGMLAILGNHEHWRGLEEVLEGYARSASRGGPVRLLVDEAHVLEHAGQKVRVVGVDYPMRGRSMRVQADRMRRSAEVAFAEASADEVVICLTHHPSFFPLALEKGARLTLAGHTHGGQVAIWGLPVFWFAFDYMLGRYRKGDGQLYVSGGTGHWLPFRLGVPAEVTLLTLRAEG, from the coding sequence ATGAGCCGATTCATCTTCTTCGTTCTCATCAATCTGGGGGCCTGGCTCGTCCTGCGCCGCCTGTGGCCCGAGGTCCGCGCGGGGTGGCGCCGGAACGTGCTCCTCTGCCTGGCCGTGTTTTCGGGGGTGGCGCTCGTGCTGCCGTGGTTGCTCGGGCACGGAGCGCACGGCGGCGTGCCGTGGGTGGACGCGCCGCTGAGGCTCTTCGGCTCGGCGTGGATCATCTCCGCGCTCATCGTGTTGTTCTTGGGCTGGCCCCTGGCGATCGTGCTTTCCCGGCGGGAGCTCGCCCGCCAGAAGCGCGCCGCCGAGCCCTCCGTGGCCCCCGCGCCGGCCGGGGTCGACCTGGAGCGGCGGGGGCTGCTCTCGGGGGTGGGGCGCGCGCTGCCCTTCGTGGCGGTGGGGACGAGCACGGTGGGGCTCGTGGAAGGCGCCTCGGGCTTCGTGATCCGCGAGGTGGAGGTGCGGCTGCGCGGCCTGCCCCGGGCACTCGACGGCTTTCGCATCGGGCAGATCACCGACGTGCACGTGGGCACGTTCATCGACACCACCTACGTGCGCGCGGCGGTGGCGGCGATGAACGCGGCGCGCGTGGACCTGCAGGTGATGACGGGGGATTTGATCGACGATCTCTCGCAGCTCGACGAGACGATGGCGGCGCTGGAGACGTGCGAGGCGCCACACGGGATGCTCGCCATCCTCGGCAACCACGAGCACTGGCGGGGGCTCGAGGAGGTGCTCGAGGGCTATGCGCGCAGCGCGAGCCGGGGCGGTCCGGTGCGGCTGCTGGTGGACGAGGCCCATGTGCTCGAGCATGCGGGGCAGAAGGTGCGCGTGGTGGGCGTGGACTACCCGATGCGCGGGCGCAGCATGAGGGTGCAGGCGGACCGCATGCGGCGCTCGGCGGAGGTGGCCTTCGCGGAGGCTTCCGCGGACGAGGTGGTCATCTGCCTCACGCACCATCCCTCCTTCTTCCCCCTGGCGCTGGAGAAGGGGGCGCGGCTCACGCTCGCGGGACACACCCACGGGGGCCAGGTGGCCATCTGGGGTCTGCCGGTGTTCTGGTTCGCCTTCGACTACATGCTCGGCCGCTACCGCAAGGGGGACGGCCAGCTCTACGTGTCGGGCGGCACGGGCCACTGGCTGCCCTTCCGGCTCGGGGTTCCCGCCGAGGTGACGCTCCTCACGCTGCGCGCGGAGGGCTGA
- a CDS encoding antibiotic biosynthesis monooxygenase — protein MSHSLLVVHVQIRVKPESIDAFREATLANARQSVKEPGVARFDVIQDSEDPTRFVLVEVYRTPEAPAAHKETAHYLTWRDTVASMMAEPRTSRKFTNLFPADEGW, from the coding sequence ATGTCCCACAGCCTGCTGGTCGTCCACGTCCAGATCCGCGTCAAACCCGAATCCATCGACGCCTTCCGCGAAGCCACCCTGGCCAACGCGCGGCAGAGCGTGAAGGAGCCCGGCGTCGCCCGCTTCGACGTCATCCAGGACTCCGAGGATCCCACGCGCTTCGTGCTCGTCGAGGTGTACCGCACCCCCGAGGCCCCCGCCGCCCACAAGGAGACGGCGCACTACCTGACCTGGCGCGACACCGTGGCCTCCATGATGGCCGAGCCGCGCACCTCCCGGAAGTTCACCAACCTCTTCCCCGCGGACGAGGGCTGGTGA
- a CDS encoding iron-containing alcohol dehydrogenase, whose amino-acid sequence MAVTGFEFATATRILYGAGRLADAPEAIRALGGHRVLLVTGRDTTRAAPLREGLERLGLSCVPFTVEGEPTVERVREGTTLALHERCDAVAALGGGSALDAGKAIAALATHGGDPLDYLEVVGRGQALTKPSLPLVAIPTTAGTGSEVTRNAVLGVKDAQVKASLRGPTLLPRLALVDPDLLKGAPPGVLSSSGLDALSQLIEPLVSARANPLTDALAREGIRRSARSLRRAVLETPDASAREDLALASLLGGLCLANSGLGAVHGFAAPVGGMYEAPHGAVCAALLPATLEVNLRALRARAPEHPSLARFQEVAALLTGRAEARAEEGIAWVRELCEALRVPGLGAYGLTEAEVPRLVTRARAASSMKANPLTLTDEELTEIALRSR is encoded by the coding sequence ATGGCGGTGACAGGCTTCGAGTTCGCCACCGCCACCCGCATCCTCTATGGGGCGGGCCGTCTGGCCGACGCCCCCGAGGCGATACGGGCCCTGGGCGGCCACCGGGTGCTGCTGGTCACCGGCCGTGACACCACGCGCGCCGCCCCCTTGCGCGAGGGCCTGGAGCGGCTTGGACTGTCCTGCGTGCCCTTCACTGTGGAGGGCGAGCCCACGGTGGAACGCGTCCGGGAAGGCACCACCCTCGCCCTCCACGAGCGGTGTGACGCGGTGGCCGCCCTCGGCGGCGGCAGTGCCCTGGACGCGGGCAAGGCCATCGCCGCGCTGGCCACTCACGGGGGAGATCCACTCGACTACCTGGAGGTGGTGGGCCGGGGACAGGCGCTCACGAAGCCCTCGCTGCCCCTCGTCGCCATTCCCACCACCGCCGGCACCGGCTCCGAGGTGACCCGCAACGCCGTGCTCGGCGTCAAGGACGCCCAGGTGAAGGCGAGCCTGCGCGGCCCCACCCTCCTGCCTCGCCTGGCCCTCGTGGACCCGGATCTCTTGAAGGGCGCGCCCCCGGGCGTGCTCTCCTCCAGCGGCCTGGACGCGCTCTCCCAGCTCATCGAGCCCCTGGTGTCGGCCCGCGCCAACCCGCTCACCGACGCGCTCGCCCGCGAGGGCATCCGGCGCTCGGCGCGCTCGCTGCGGCGCGCGGTGCTCGAAACTCCAGACGCGTCCGCACGAGAGGATCTGGCGCTCGCGAGCCTCCTGGGCGGCCTGTGTCTGGCCAACTCGGGGTTGGGCGCGGTGCACGGCTTCGCGGCCCCGGTGGGCGGCATGTACGAGGCTCCTCACGGCGCGGTCTGCGCGGCGCTGCTGCCCGCCACCCTGGAGGTGAACCTGCGCGCGCTGCGTGCCCGGGCGCCCGAGCACCCCTCGCTCGCGCGGTTCCAGGAGGTGGCGGCGCTGCTCACCGGACGCGCGGAGGCGCGGGCCGAGGAGGGCATCGCCTGGGTGCGCGAGCTGTGTGAGGCGTTGCGCGTGCCGGGACTCGGGGCCTACGGCCTGACGGAAGCGGAGGTGCCTCGGCTGGTGACTCGGGCCCGCGCGGCCAGCAGCATGAAGGCCAATCCCCTGACCCTCACCGACGAGGAACTCACGGAGATCGCCCTCCGCTCGCGCTGA
- a CDS encoding polysaccharide deacetylase family protein yields the protein MARRFPVRLSMVLVVLVASACAWTPPEEPEAPAPLPPSAPATVAAEPTACVTAPIVTNGSRLRKRIALTFDACTTRKNEYDERVIRTLLETNTPATLFIGGGWALANPRRLQELAQYPGFELGNHTFSHANMPKVRDDRQVLEELQRAQRVVYDLTGQIPRYFRPPFGEVDGRVAWLASQAALTTINFDLPSGDPDATVTPKRMVDWVLKQASPGAIVVMHMNHKRFPTAEALPAIIKGLRKRGFELVTVGTLLDDTAWPTCQPVPAPALEPALVAGVIP from the coding sequence ATGGCGCGTCGTTTCCCCGTGCGTTTGTCGATGGTGTTGGTGGTGCTCGTCGCGAGTGCTTGCGCGTGGACGCCCCCCGAGGAGCCCGAGGCCCCCGCGCCCCTGCCGCCCTCCGCGCCGGCCACCGTCGCCGCCGAGCCCACCGCGTGCGTGACGGCGCCCATCGTGACGAACGGCTCGCGCCTGCGGAAGCGGATCGCCCTCACGTTCGACGCCTGCACCACGCGCAAGAACGAGTACGACGAGCGCGTCATCCGCACCCTGCTGGAAACCAACACGCCGGCCACGCTCTTCATCGGAGGGGGCTGGGCGCTGGCCAATCCACGGCGCCTCCAGGAGCTCGCGCAGTACCCGGGCTTCGAGCTCGGCAACCACACCTTCTCCCACGCGAACATGCCCAAGGTGAGGGATGACCGGCAGGTGCTCGAGGAGCTGCAGCGCGCCCAGCGCGTCGTGTACGACCTGACGGGCCAGATTCCCCGCTACTTCCGTCCGCCCTTCGGCGAGGTGGATGGGCGCGTGGCGTGGCTCGCCTCCCAGGCGGCGCTCACCACCATCAACTTCGATCTCCCCTCGGGAGACCCCGACGCGACCGTCACCCCCAAGCGCATGGTGGACTGGGTGCTCAAACAAGCGAGCCCCGGGGCCATCGTGGTGATGCACATGAACCACAAGCGCTTTCCCACCGCCGAGGCGCTCCCCGCCATCATCAAGGGGCTGCGCAAGCGCGGCTTCGAGCTCGTCACCGTGGGCACGTTGCTGGATGACACCGCCTGGCCCACGTGCCAGCCCGTGCCCGCGCCCGCCCTCGAGCCCGCCCTGGTCGCCGGCGTCATTCCCTGA
- a CDS encoding GNAT family N-acetyltransferase gives MSTVIRPATREDLSALATALAPLPLFQAYKLDASALTARFHGALDRGEGLLLATGDRGPVGVCWFLTRGTFGTGAYLRTLAVSESHQGTGLGARLLEAYEAGCGSPTGGYFLLTSDFNIGAQRFYQRHGYRQVGQLPDFAAPGVSELIFWKPRVRE, from the coding sequence ATGTCCACCGTCATCCGCCCCGCGACGCGGGAGGACCTTTCCGCGCTGGCCACCGCCCTGGCGCCGCTGCCGCTCTTCCAGGCGTACAAGCTGGACGCGAGCGCCCTGACGGCGCGCTTCCACGGCGCGCTCGATCGCGGCGAGGGACTGCTGCTGGCCACCGGGGACCGCGGTCCCGTGGGGGTCTGCTGGTTCCTCACCCGGGGCACCTTCGGCACGGGCGCCTACCTGCGCACGCTCGCGGTGAGCGAGTCGCACCAGGGCACGGGCCTGGGCGCGCGGCTGCTCGAGGCCTACGAGGCCGGGTGCGGCTCGCCCACCGGGGGCTACTTCCTGCTTACCTCGGACTTCAATATCGGGGCCCAACGCTTCTACCAACGGCATGGCTACCGTCAGGTGGGCCAGTTGCCGGACTTCGCCGCGCCGGGAGTCTCCGAGCTCATCTTCTGGAAGCCGCGCGTCAGGGAATGA
- a CDS encoding NAD-dependent protein deacetylase gives MTTSLETSSEPTGPGDVDALAALLRGRRVVVLTGAGCSTESGIPDYRGPGTRARARNPIQHREFLARPEVRARYWARSLIGWPRFCAARPNAAHRALAALEDAGHVLGLITQNVDRLHHAAGSRRVIELHGALARVRCLACGALEPREQLQRRLLELNPGFSAASAESRPDGDAELHDDAVRAFQVAACLECEGTLKPDVVFFGDNVPAPTVQEAFALLEEGDAFLVVGSSLAIYSGYRFLQRAVDRRMPVGLINLGECRGHEWMEVRVEARAGEVLPRLASVLGAG, from the coding sequence ATGACGACTTCCCTGGAAACATCGTCCGAGCCCACCGGGCCCGGGGACGTGGACGCCCTGGCGGCGCTGCTGCGCGGCCGCCGGGTCGTGGTGCTCACGGGCGCCGGGTGCAGCACCGAGTCGGGCATCCCCGACTACCGCGGCCCTGGCACGCGCGCGCGCGCCCGCAACCCCATCCAGCACCGCGAGTTCCTCGCCCGGCCCGAGGTGCGCGCGCGCTACTGGGCGCGCAGCCTCATCGGCTGGCCCCGCTTCTGCGCGGCCCGGCCCAACGCGGCGCACCGGGCGCTCGCCGCCCTGGAGGACGCGGGCCACGTGCTCGGGCTCATCACCCAGAACGTGGACCGGTTGCACCACGCCGCGGGCAGCCGGCGCGTCATCGAGCTGCACGGCGCACTCGCCCGGGTGCGCTGCCTCGCGTGTGGCGCCCTCGAGCCGCGCGAGCAGTTGCAGCGGCGGCTCTTGGAGCTCAACCCCGGCTTCTCCGCCGCGAGCGCCGAGTCGCGGCCCGACGGCGACGCCGAGCTGCACGACGACGCGGTGCGCGCCTTCCAGGTCGCCGCGTGTCTCGAGTGCGAGGGCACGCTCAAGCCGGACGTGGTGTTCTTCGGCGACAACGTGCCCGCGCCCACGGTGCAGGAGGCGTTCGCGCTGCTCGAGGAGGGGGATGCGTTCCTGGTGGTGGGCTCGTCGCTGGCCATCTACTCGGGCTACCGCTTCCTGCAGCGCGCCGTGGATCGCCGCATGCCCGTGGGGCTCATCAACCTCGGCGAGTGCCGGGGGCATGAATGGATGGAGGTGCGCGTGGAGGCGCGCGCCGGCGAGGTGCTGCCCCGGCTCGCGAGCGTGCTCGGCGCCGGATAG
- a CDS encoding SGNH/GDSL hydrolase family protein, whose protein sequence is MFSRFDGQRVSLACALTASLVMGGDALASTINQNSSWTINRGASTTYRVVAYGDSIFAGYKGSLSSVAKRSGPQVQGEYLAREFNSNMEVIRRTKSGAKANDIYNNKIVAERSYMQASNTRVVMFEMCGNDYLQARSAFEDQSGTCSYSGLDTALANCTTYTEKAMQAINQYATTAKAKIVMNIYYPGFNTDNKLTSCSDPATGKAINQRQKFLPYLAKSNWRTCSLAEKYGFKCADAFAEYMGADYDSNGDGQIDREALRYKSGETETDYVTRITSTLVATLRDSNTHFVNASTSYDYMQSDDTHPTFYGASLSVGTFGGTATGSGAPDFADSAVTNGQNTQWNKSGHERMGWLFSTMDPTAP, encoded by the coding sequence ATGTTTTCTCGTTTCGACGGGCAGAGGGTTTCCCTTGCCTGCGCGCTCACCGCTTCCCTCGTGATGGGTGGCGATGCGCTCGCGAGCACCATCAACCAGAACAGCTCGTGGACCATCAACCGCGGCGCCTCCACGACGTATCGCGTCGTGGCCTATGGTGACTCCATCTTCGCGGGCTACAAGGGCTCGCTCAGCAGCGTGGCCAAGCGCTCGGGTCCCCAGGTGCAGGGGGAGTATCTGGCGCGCGAGTTCAACTCCAACATGGAAGTCATCCGGCGCACCAAGTCGGGCGCCAAGGCCAACGACATCTACAACAACAAGATCGTCGCCGAGCGCTCGTACATGCAGGCGAGCAACACCCGCGTGGTGATGTTCGAGATGTGCGGCAACGACTATCTCCAGGCGCGCTCTGCGTTCGAGGATCAGAGCGGGACGTGTAGCTACAGCGGCCTGGACACGGCCCTGGCCAACTGCACCACGTACACGGAGAAGGCCATGCAGGCCATCAACCAGTACGCCACCACGGCCAAGGCGAAGATCGTGATGAACATCTACTACCCGGGGTTCAACACGGACAACAAGCTCACGAGCTGCTCGGACCCGGCGACGGGCAAGGCCATCAACCAGCGGCAGAAGTTCCTGCCCTACCTGGCCAAGAGCAACTGGCGCACGTGCAGCCTGGCGGAGAAGTACGGCTTCAAGTGCGCGGACGCCTTCGCCGAGTACATGGGCGCCGACTACGACTCCAACGGCGACGGGCAGATCGACCGCGAGGCGCTGCGCTACAAGTCGGGCGAGACCGAGACCGACTACGTCACCCGCATCACCAGCACGCTCGTGGCCACCCTGCGTGACTCCAACACGCACTTCGTCAACGCGAGCACCAGCTACGACTACATGCAGTCGGACGACACGCACCCCACGTTCTACGGCGCCTCGCTCTCCGTGGGCACCTTCGGCGGCACGGCCACGGGCTCCGGCGCTCCGGACTTCGCCGACTCGGCGGTGACCAACGGCC